From a region of the Calonectris borealis chromosome 2, bCalBor7.hap1.2, whole genome shotgun sequence genome:
- the EVX1 gene encoding homeobox even-skipped homolog protein 1, translating to METRKEMVMFLEGTQLGALVGKRVPNLSEAVGSPAPEPQEKMIHRNCLSPRPGPLSSRERGGGGGGGGGGGGEDEEEVEVLPGTGTVPESRSAAAALLSAGQQPPAPEPPSSKGQQSSSDTESDFYEEIEVSCTPDCATGSAEYQHSKGPCSEALAGSPSGGGDHPKGSGGSGGSQGSLACSASDQMRRYRTAFTREQIARLEKEFYRENYVSRPRRCELAAALNLPETTIKVWFQNRRMKDKRQRLAMTWPHPADPAFYTYMMSHAAATGNLPYPFPSHLPLPYYSHMGIGATSASAATPFSTPLRPLDTFRVLSHPYPRPELLCAFRHPSLYPAPTHGLSSAGGNPCSCLACHSGQSNGLAQRPSGSDFTCSATTRTDSFLTFTPSVLSKATSVSMDQREEVPLTR from the exons ATGGAAACCAGGAAGGAGATGGTGATGTTTCTGGAAGGGACACAACTTGGCGCTCTAGTTGGCAAGAGGGTGCCTAATTTGTCCGAAGCAGTGGGGAGTCCCGCTCCGGAGCCGCAGGAGAAGATGATCCATCGGAACTGCCTCAGCCCCAGACCTGGCCCCTTGTCGTCccgggagagaggaggaggaggaggaggaggaggaggtggcggagGAGAAGACgaagaggaggtggaggtgctGCCAGGGACAGGGACGGTGCCGGAGAGCCGCTCGGCGGCGGCAGCACTTCTTTCGGCCGGacagcagccccccgccccggagccccccTCCAGCAaagggcagcagagcagctcgGACACCGAGTCGGATTTCTATGAGGAAATCGAGGTGAGCTGCACCCCGGACTGCGCCACGGGGAGCGCCGAGTACCAGCACAGCAAAG GGCCGTGCTCCGAGGCGCTGGCCGGCAGCCCCAGCGGCGGGGGGGATCACCCGAAGGGCAGCGGAGGCAGCGGCGGCTCCCAGGGCTCGCTGGCCTGCAGCGCCAGCGACCAGATGCGCCGCTACCGCACCGCCTTCACCCGCGAGCAGATCGCCCGGCTGGAGAAGGAGTTTTACCGGGAGAACTACGTGTCCAGGCCCCGGAGATGTGAACTAGCGGCTGCTCTAAATCTGCCAGAAACCACCATCAAG gtTTGGTTCCAGAACCGCAGGATGAAGGACAAGCGGCAGCGCCTGGCCATGACCTGGCCTCACCCGGCCGACCCGGCGTTTTATACCTACATGATGAGCCATGCGGCGGCCACGGGCAATTTGCCCTACCCGTTCCCGTCCCACCTGCCCCTGCCCTACTACTCCCACATGGGCATCGGAGCCACATCGGCCTCTGCCGCCACTCCCTTCAGTACCCCCCTGAGGCCGCTGGACACCTTCAGGGTCCTCTCCCACCCCTACCCGAGACCAGAACTGCTGTGCGCCTTCAGGCATCCCTCTCTCTACCCTGCCCCAACTCATGGACTTAGCAGCGCCGGGGGCaacccctgctcctgcctggcttgCCACAGCGGTCAGTCCAACGGGCTGGCGCAGAGACCCTCCGGATCAGACTTTACCTGTTCGGCCACAACCAGGACTGACTCTTTCCTCACTTTCACGCCCTCTGTACTGAGCAAAGCCACCTCAGTTTCCATGGACCAGCGAGAAGAAGTACCTTTAACGAGATAA